In Ectothiorhodospiraceae bacterium 2226, a single window of DNA contains:
- a CDS encoding twin transmembrane helix small protein, with amino-acid sequence MFVKAIIIVLLLGIFASLASGLFYVVRDQGNSTRAVRALTVRVALSVALFALLMLAFATGLISGNTPMV; translated from the coding sequence ATGTTCGTCAAAGCCATCATCATCGTCCTGCTACTCGGGATTTTCGCCAGCCTGGCTTCAGGGCTGTTCTACGTTGTCCGTGATCAGGGTAACTCCACCCGCGCGGTGCGCGCGCTGACGGTTCGCGTCGCGCTGTCCGTCGCCCTATTTGCGCTGCTGATGCTCGCTTTCGCGACCGGCCTGATCAGCGGCAACACCCCGATGGTCTAG
- a CDS encoding cytochrome c oxidase subunit 3 — protein sequence MAHAHGGGYYVPQPSHWPLVGSIALFFLALGLVNTLHDATAGPWLMLIGAAILIYMLFGWFGTVIRESLSGFYNDQVDRSFRWGMSWFIFSEVMFFAAFFGALFYVRMWVLPWLGGEPNNEMTHLLLWPQFEAAWPTAGPGLAQDFEIIGAWGIPALNTLILLTSGVTITIAHWGLKENNRRKLITWLAATIALGLVFLGFQAYEYAHAYQDLNLTLQSGIYGSTFFMLTGFHGLHVTLGAIMLIVILARSIKGHFTPKNHFGFEAVAWYWHFVDVVWLFLFIFVYWL from the coding sequence ATGGCACACGCGCATGGTGGAGGCTATTACGTGCCGCAGCCAAGCCATTGGCCGTTGGTAGGGTCGATTGCGCTGTTCTTCCTGGCCCTGGGCCTGGTGAATACCCTGCACGACGCCACGGCCGGTCCTTGGCTGATGCTGATCGGCGCCGCGATCCTGATCTACATGCTGTTCGGCTGGTTTGGCACGGTAATCCGCGAGAGCCTGAGTGGGTTTTACAACGATCAGGTCGACCGCTCGTTCCGTTGGGGAATGAGCTGGTTCATCTTCTCGGAGGTGATGTTCTTTGCGGCGTTCTTCGGGGCGCTGTTCTACGTGCGTATGTGGGTGCTGCCGTGGCTGGGGGGCGAGCCCAATAACGAGATGACGCATCTGTTGTTGTGGCCGCAGTTCGAGGCTGCCTGGCCGACGGCTGGCCCGGGTCTGGCGCAGGACTTCGAGATCATCGGTGCTTGGGGCATTCCCGCACTGAACACGCTAATCCTGTTGACCAGCGGCGTGACCATCACCATCGCCCACTGGGGCCTGAAAGAGAACAACCGCCGCAAGCTGATCACCTGGCTGGCCGCCACCATCGCCCTGGGTCTGGTGTTCCTGGGCTTCCAGGCTTACGAGTATGCGCACGCCTATCAGGACCTGAACCTGACCCTGCAGAGCGGCATCTACGGTTCAACCTTCTTTATGTTGACCGGCTTCCACGGGCTACACGTCACGCTTGGGGCGATCATGCTGATCGTGATCCTGGCGCGCAGCATTAAGGGCCACTTTACCCCCAAAAACCACTTCGGGTTCGAGGCGGTGGCATGGTACTGGCACTTCGTGGACGTGGTCTGGCTGTTCCTGTTTATTTTCGTGTACTGGCTGTAA
- a CDS encoding cytochrome c oxidase assembly protein, producing the protein MKSEVQKANRRMLGPLVLVVLGMFGFGFALVPLYQVFCDITGFDGRTGRIAADAEYTAVDTDRWVTVEFVGLVNGELPWDLRPEVTRMQVRPGELISTNYVVTNRAPEPTVGQAVPNVAPNVWSRFFNKTECFCFTQQTLEAGEQRTMPVRFVVDPRLPQDAVQLTLSYTFFEAGAKPRQRDEDRMAKGRRQASTEVLN; encoded by the coding sequence ATGAAAAGCGAGGTGCAGAAGGCAAATCGGCGCATGTTGGGTCCGCTGGTGTTGGTGGTGCTCGGCATGTTCGGGTTTGGCTTTGCGCTGGTCCCGCTTTATCAGGTCTTTTGCGATATCACCGGCTTCGACGGCCGTACCGGACGCATCGCGGCCGATGCGGAGTACACCGCGGTGGATACCGATCGCTGGGTCACGGTGGAGTTCGTCGGGCTGGTCAACGGCGAGCTGCCCTGGGATCTGCGGCCGGAAGTGACGCGCATGCAGGTGCGGCCGGGGGAACTGATCAGCACCAATTACGTCGTGACCAACCGGGCGCCCGAGCCGACGGTCGGCCAAGCGGTTCCCAACGTCGCCCCCAACGTATGGTCGCGTTTCTTCAACAAGACGGAATGTTTCTGCTTCACGCAGCAGACCCTGGAGGCGGGGGAGCAGCGCACCATGCCGGTGCGTTTCGTGGTCGATCCCCGCCTGCCGCAGGACGCGGTGCAGCTCACGCTCTCGTATACCTTCTTCGAGGCCGGGGCAAAGCCGCGTCAACGGGACGAGGATCGGATGGCGAAGGGGCGCCGACAGGCATCGACCGAGGTATTGAACTGA
- the ctaD gene encoding cytochrome c oxidase subunit I, whose amino-acid sequence MSNATVAHESHHDEPPRGLTRWLFSTNHKDIGTLYLFFALIMLFVGGAMALVIRAELFQPGLSIVDPHFFNQMTTMHGLVMIFLVIMPAFVGLANWLVPMMVGAPDMAFPRMNNWSFWILPFASALLLGTLFMQGGAPAFGWTAYPPLSAVAPQSTDFFILSVHMMGISSIMGAINIIATILNMRAPGMTLMKMPLFVWTWLITAFLLIAAMPVLAGAVTMLLTDRHFGTSFFDAAGGGDPVLYQHIFWFFGHPEVYILILPAFGIVSHIIPTFSRKPLFGYSSMVYAVVSIAALSFIVWAHHMFTVGMPLGALLFFMYTTMLIAVPTGVKVFNWVTTMYRGSLTFETPMLFAIAFVFLFTIGGLSGLMLAIVPADIQYHDTYFVVAHFHYVLVPGALFAIMGAVYYWLPKWTGHMYNETLGKWHFWLSAISVNITFFPMHFVGLAGMPRRYADYPLMFADWNMISSVGAFIFGFSQLLFAYIVIKTIRSGAPATDRVWEGAHGLEWTLTSPPPYHSFTEAPQVK is encoded by the coding sequence ATGAGCAACGCTACGGTTGCACACGAGTCCCATCACGACGAGCCGCCGCGCGGGCTGACCCGCTGGCTGTTCAGTACCAACCACAAGGACATCGGTACCCTGTACCTGTTCTTCGCGCTCATCATGTTGTTCGTGGGCGGCGCCATGGCGCTGGTGATCCGTGCCGAGCTGTTCCAGCCCGGCCTCAGCATCGTCGACCCGCACTTCTTCAACCAGATGACCACCATGCACGGCCTGGTGATGATCTTCCTGGTCATCATGCCGGCCTTCGTGGGCTTGGCGAACTGGCTGGTACCCATGATGGTGGGGGCGCCGGACATGGCCTTCCCGCGCATGAACAACTGGAGCTTCTGGATCCTGCCGTTCGCCTCCGCGCTGCTCCTCGGTACGCTGTTCATGCAGGGCGGTGCGCCGGCGTTCGGTTGGACGGCCTACCCGCCGTTGTCGGCGGTGGCGCCGCAGAGCACCGACTTCTTTATCCTGTCCGTGCACATGATGGGTATCTCGTCGATCATGGGCGCGATCAACATCATCGCCACCATCCTCAATATGCGCGCGCCGGGCATGACGTTGATGAAGATGCCCCTGTTCGTGTGGACGTGGCTGATCACGGCGTTCCTGCTGATCGCCGCCATGCCGGTGCTGGCGGGCGCGGTGACCATGCTGCTCACCGACCGTCACTTCGGCACCAGTTTCTTTGACGCCGCGGGCGGTGGCGACCCGGTGCTCTATCAGCACATCTTCTGGTTCTTCGGACACCCGGAGGTGTACATCCTGATTCTGCCGGCGTTCGGCATCGTCTCGCACATTATCCCCACCTTCTCGCGCAAGCCGCTGTTCGGCTATAGCTCGATGGTGTACGCCGTGGTGAGCATCGCGGCGCTGTCGTTCATCGTGTGGGCGCACCACATGTTCACGGTGGGCATGCCGCTCGGGGCGTTGCTGTTCTTCATGTACACCACCATGCTGATCGCGGTGCCGACCGGCGTGAAGGTGTTCAACTGGGTGACGACCATGTACCGCGGCTCGCTCACCTTCGAGACGCCGATGCTGTTCGCCATCGCGTTCGTGTTCCTGTTCACCATCGGCGGTCTGTCCGGCCTGATGCTCGCCATCGTGCCGGCCGACATCCAGTACCACGACACCTACTTCGTGGTGGCCCACTTCCACTACGTGCTGGTGCCGGGCGCGCTGTTCGCCATCATGGGCGCGGTGTACTACTGGCTGCCGAAATGGACCGGCCACATGTACAACGAGACCCTCGGCAAGTGGCACTTCTGGCTGTCGGCGATCTCGGTGAACATCACCTTCTTCCCGATGCACTTCGTCGGGCTGGCGGGTATGCCGCGCCGCTACGCCGATTACCCGCTGATGTTCGCCGACTGGAACATGATCTCGTCGGTGGGCGCCTTTATCTTCGGGTTCTCTCAGCTGCTGTTCGCCTACATCGTCATCAAGACCATCCGCAGCGGCGCACCCGCTACCGATCGCGTCTGGGAAGGTGCGCATGGGCTGGAGTGGACGCTGACCTCGCCGCCGCCTTACCACAGCTTCACCGAGGCGCCGCAGGTCAAGTAG
- the coxB gene encoding cytochrome c oxidase subunit II, translating to MQAAASPMAEEIFALHMLIYWICVAIAVLVFGFMFFSIFRYRKSKGAVAAQFHESTTVEIAWTIVPFLILVGMAVPATRTLIAMEDTSGSELSVVVTGYQWYWKYDYLGEDVSFFSRLTTSEEERLGQVERSPNYLLEVDNPVVIPTNTKVRFLLTSNDVIHAWWVPRFGVKKDAIPGFVNEVWADVSEPGVYRGLCAELCGRGHAFMPIEVHVVPQEEYVAWLDEQRQLAAAEAEAAEQEWSQEDLMTRGQQVYNTNCAMCHQANGQGVPGVFPALAGSDKVTGDVEQAVDIVMNGVPGTAMPAFGPQLNDVDLAAVVTYIRNAWDNNAGDAVQPADIQAAR from the coding sequence ATGCAAGCGGCCGCCAGTCCCATGGCCGAGGAGATCTTCGCGCTGCACATGCTGATCTACTGGATCTGCGTGGCCATCGCGGTGCTGGTCTTCGGCTTCATGTTTTTCTCCATCTTTCGCTATCGCAAGTCCAAGGGGGCAGTGGCGGCCCAGTTCCACGAAAGCACCACGGTGGAGATCGCCTGGACCATCGTCCCCTTCCTCATCTTGGTCGGCATGGCGGTGCCCGCCACGCGCACCCTTATCGCGATGGAGGACACCAGCGGCTCGGAACTGTCGGTGGTGGTCACCGGCTACCAGTGGTACTGGAAGTACGACTATCTCGGGGAGGACGTCAGTTTCTTCAGCCGATTGACCACCTCCGAGGAGGAACGGCTCGGACAGGTCGAGAGGAGCCCAAACTACCTCTTGGAAGTGGATAACCCGGTGGTTATTCCCACCAACACCAAGGTCCGCTTCCTGCTCACCTCCAACGACGTGATTCACGCCTGGTGGGTGCCGCGGTTCGGCGTGAAGAAAGACGCCATCCCGGGCTTCGTCAACGAAGTCTGGGCCGATGTGAGCGAACCAGGCGTGTACCGCGGCCTGTGTGCCGAGCTGTGCGGGCGCGGCCATGCGTTCATGCCGATCGAGGTGCACGTCGTGCCGCAGGAAGAGTACGTCGCCTGGCTGGACGAGCAGCGCCAGCTGGCCGCCGCGGAGGCCGAAGCGGCGGAGCAGGAATGGAGCCAGGAAGACCTCATGACCCGCGGGCAGCAGGTGTACAACACCAACTGCGCGATGTGCCACCAAGCGAATGGACAGGGCGTGCCGGGCGTATTCCCGGCGCTGGCAGGGAGTGACAAGGTGACGGGCGACGTCGAGCAGGCGGTCGACATCGTCATGAACGGCGTGCCGGGAACGGCGATGCCCGCCTTCGGTCCGCAGCTGAACGACGTGGACCTGGCCGCCGTCGTCACCTACATCCGCAACGCTTGGGATAACAACGCCGGTGACGCTGTGCAGCCGGCCGACATTCAGGCCGCGCGCTAG
- a CDS encoding DUF2244 domain-containing protein: protein MVDAYCDADHDDCRFVLRPDRSLPWRTLMLVYAGIATVCLGVGVFWALQGAWLVLPFAGIEVLALGAAFYLSALRGRDCEIVSVAEETVAVQKGRARPTESYSFPRRWAQVILKHPSARIHPLRLAIRSHGREVELGAFLRDDEREKLAQALARAIGVPLGRSAAAVRPPA, encoded by the coding sequence ATGGTCGATGCCTATTGTGATGCGGACCATGACGACTGCCGCTTCGTGCTGCGGCCCGATCGTTCGTTGCCCTGGCGCACGCTGATGCTCGTGTACGCCGGCATCGCTACCGTTTGCCTCGGCGTCGGTGTGTTCTGGGCCTTGCAGGGGGCGTGGCTGGTGCTGCCGTTCGCGGGGATCGAAGTGCTGGCCCTCGGCGCCGCCTTCTACCTGTCCGCCCTGCGCGGGCGTGACTGCGAGATTGTTTCCGTCGCCGAGGAGACGGTCGCGGTGCAAAAAGGCCGCGCCCGCCCTACCGAATCCTATTCCTTCCCGCGCCGTTGGGCGCAGGTCATCCTCAAACATCCGTCCGCGCGCATCCATCCGCTTCGGCTCGCCATCCGCTCGCATGGGCGCGAGGTCGAGTTGGGCGCCTTCTTGCGCGACGACGAACGGGAAAAGTTGGCACAGGCGTTGGCACGCGCGATAGGGGTTCCGCTGGGACGCAGCGCAGCGGCAGTGAGGCCCCCGGCGTGA
- the bioD gene encoding dethiobiotin synthase has translation MKGWFVAGTDTGIGKTRVACALVHRLRAQGYRTVAMKPVASGCLRSAHGLRNEDALALIEASATAAPYGDVNPYAFEPAIAPHIAAAEAHVTVELEVVRAAYSRLTRDADAVVVEGLGGWRVPLAPELEAGDLAAAFGLPVVLVVGMRLGCLNHALLTASAIASGGCRLAGWVANCIEPAMPRLHENIATLCERLPAPLLGTLPFEPAPAALAASAARLRLPD, from the coding sequence ATGAAAGGCTGGTTCGTGGCCGGTACCGACACCGGCATCGGCAAGACGCGGGTGGCTTGCGCCCTGGTGCATCGGCTGCGCGCGCAGGGGTACCGCACCGTGGCGATGAAGCCCGTGGCCAGCGGGTGCCTGCGTAGCGCGCACGGCTTGCGCAACGAGGACGCCCTCGCTTTGATCGAGGCGAGCGCGACCGCGGCGCCCTACGGCGACGTCAACCCCTATGCCTTCGAGCCCGCCATTGCCCCGCACATCGCCGCCGCCGAGGCGCACGTGACCGTCGAGCTCGAGGTGGTGCGGGCGGCGTACTCGCGGCTCACGCGCGACGCCGACGCCGTGGTGGTGGAAGGATTGGGCGGGTGGCGCGTGCCCCTGGCGCCTGAACTGGAAGCGGGCGATCTCGCGGCCGCGTTCGGTCTGCCGGTGGTGCTGGTGGTGGGCATGCGCCTCGGTTGCCTCAACCATGCGCTCCTTACCGCCTCGGCCATCGCAAGCGGTGGCTGTCGCCTGGCCGGCTGGGTCGCCAACTGTATCGAGCCCGCCATGCCACGGTTGCACGAGAACATCGCCACGCTGTGTGAGCGCCTGCCGGCGCCGCTGCTCGGCACGCTTCCCTTCGAACCCGCCCCCGCCGCGCTTGCGGCATCCGCCGCGAGGCTTCGCCTCCCCGATTGA
- the bioC gene encoding malonyl-ACP O-methyltransferase BioC gives MSERDDVYRVDKARVRRSFDRAAPAYEGVAVLQREVRGRLLERLDLVRLRPAAVLDLGAGTGPAARALAGRYGDAHVYALDLAPGMLREARGARPLWQRWFGRQHFVCGDAEALPLAAGSVDLVFSNLALQWCNDLDRTFAEIRRVLRPDGLLLFSTFGPDTLKELREAWRAADAHTHVNAFIDMHDIGDALLRAGFADPVMDMESLCVTYPEALDLMRDLKTLGGRNATLGRPHGLTGRGHLRRVVEAYEPHRSAGRLPATYEVVYGHAWVPRAAPADAAGVARVSLDDLRPRRR, from the coding sequence ATGAGTGAGCGCGACGACGTATACCGGGTGGACAAGGCGCGCGTGCGTCGGTCCTTCGACCGGGCGGCGCCGGCCTACGAGGGGGTTGCCGTGTTGCAACGTGAGGTGCGTGGCCGGCTGCTGGAACGCCTCGACCTCGTGCGTCTGCGGCCGGCGGCCGTGCTGGACCTGGGGGCGGGCACGGGGCCGGCGGCCCGCGCCCTGGCCGGTCGCTACGGCGACGCCCACGTGTACGCGCTCGACCTCGCACCCGGGATGCTGCGCGAGGCGCGCGGCGCGCGTCCGCTCTGGCAACGCTGGTTCGGCCGCCAGCATTTCGTATGTGGCGATGCCGAGGCGCTGCCGCTCGCCGCGGGGAGTGTGGATCTGGTGTTCTCCAACCTGGCGCTGCAATGGTGCAACGACCTCGACCGCACGTTCGCCGAAATCCGCCGCGTGCTGCGCCCCGACGGCCTGCTGCTGTTCAGCACCTTCGGGCCGGATACCCTCAAGGAGCTGCGCGAGGCGTGGCGCGCGGCCGACGCGCACACGCACGTGAACGCCTTCATCGACATGCACGACATCGGGGACGCGCTGTTGCGCGCCGGTTTCGCGGATCCGGTGATGGACATGGAGTCCCTGTGCGTCACCTATCCCGAGGCGCTCGACCTGATGCGCGACCTCAAGACCCTTGGGGGACGCAACGCCACCCTGGGGCGGCCGCACGGGCTGACCGGCCGCGGGCACCTGCGCCGCGTGGTCGAGGCCTACGAGCCGCACCGCAGCGCCGGGCGCCTGCCTGCCACCTACGAGGTCGTGTACGGCCACGCCTGGGTGCCCCGTGCCGCGCCAGCCGACGCGGCCGGTGTGGCGCGTGTGTCGCTCGATGACCTGCGCCCGCGCCGCCGATGA
- the bioH gene encoding pimeloyl-ACP methyl ester esterase BioH: MPRPEPLVLLHGWGMHPGFLAPLGATLPERAVAALALPGHGPRAAEPVQDGAGAALLSNWAQDAAAQAPRGADWLGWSLGGMVALAVAAAAPDAVRRLVLVASNPRFVSADDWPHAVAPAVLEAFAAELAQDHRATLLRFLALQARGARADVRDLRVALDAAPTPAPGALRAGLSILRGADLRGLLPRVRQPVLLIGGERDTLAPPAALEAVAAALPDARLRLLRGAGHAPFVSNPEQVSAWIREFLDE, encoded by the coding sequence GTGCCCCGTCCTGAGCCCCTGGTGCTGCTGCATGGCTGGGGCATGCACCCGGGCTTTCTCGCGCCGCTCGGCGCGACGCTGCCCGAGCGCGCGGTGGCCGCGCTCGCGCTGCCGGGGCATGGTCCGCGCGCTGCCGAGCCGGTCCAAGACGGGGCGGGCGCGGCGCTACTCTCCAACTGGGCACAGGATGCCGCGGCACAAGCGCCGCGCGGGGCCGATTGGTTGGGCTGGTCGCTGGGCGGGATGGTGGCGCTCGCGGTCGCGGCAGCCGCGCCGGATGCCGTGCGCCGCTTGGTGCTGGTGGCCTCCAATCCCCGCTTTGTGAGCGCCGACGATTGGCCGCACGCGGTGGCGCCGGCGGTCCTAGAGGCCTTTGCGGCCGAGCTGGCGCAGGACCATCGCGCCACGTTGCTGCGCTTCCTGGCGCTGCAGGCGCGCGGTGCGCGCGCCGACGTGCGCGACCTGCGGGTGGCCCTGGATGCGGCGCCCACACCGGCGCCGGGCGCCTTGCGCGCGGGCCTGTCGATTTTGCGCGGGGCCGATCTGCGCGGGCTGCTCCCCCGCGTGCGCCAGCCGGTGCTGTTGATCGGCGGCGAACGCGACACGCTGGCGCCGCCCGCCGCGCTGGAGGCCGTCGCCGCGGCGCTCCCCGATGCGCGGCTGCGGCTCCTGCGCGGCGCGGGCCACGCCCCCTTTGTGAGCAATCCTGAACAGGTGAGCGCGTGGATACGGGAGTTTCTCGATGAGTGA
- the bioF gene encoding 8-amino-7-oxononanoate synthase, with protein sequence MARALTERAQQGLYRRREVLSGAQGPEVVIGGRRYLNFRSNDYLGLAAHPALRQALAEAAERYGTGAGASHLLGGHSAVHEELETALAAFVGRPRALLFSTGYMANLGTVTALVGRGETVLQDRLNHASLLDAAVLARARLVRYRHADAAALGDAIARAERPALVVTDGVFSMDGDIAPLPALAQAAQAAGAWFMVDDAHGLGVCGSGGEGSVAQHGLTGEAVPLLMGTLGKALGTFGAFVAADEVLIETLIQQARPYVYTTALPPAIAAAALAAVTLVREEPWRRRRLAERVAQFRTEAAAHTLPLLASDTAIQPVPVGDVTRALALGERLRARGVLVGVIRPPTVPPGGARLRVSLSAAHEPEQVSRLVRALADAWAQEGGRAPS encoded by the coding sequence CGGCCGGCGCTACCTCAATTTCCGCAGCAACGACTATCTCGGCCTAGCGGCGCACCCCGCGCTGCGCCAGGCGCTGGCGGAGGCTGCCGAGCGCTACGGGACGGGCGCCGGTGCCTCGCACCTCCTGGGCGGTCACAGCGCCGTCCACGAGGAACTGGAAACGGCCTTGGCGGCCTTCGTGGGCCGCCCGCGTGCGCTGCTGTTCTCCACCGGCTACATGGCCAACCTGGGCACCGTCACGGCGCTGGTGGGCCGCGGCGAGACGGTACTGCAGGACCGGCTCAATCATGCCTCCCTGCTGGATGCCGCGGTGCTGGCACGCGCCCGCCTGGTGCGCTACCGCCATGCCGATGCCGCGGCACTCGGGGACGCCATCGCCCGCGCCGAGCGCCCCGCCTTGGTGGTCACCGACGGGGTATTCAGCATGGACGGCGACATCGCGCCGCTGCCGGCCCTGGCGCAAGCGGCGCAGGCCGCGGGGGCGTGGTTCATGGTGGACGACGCTCACGGCTTGGGGGTGTGCGGTTCGGGCGGGGAGGGCAGCGTGGCGCAGCACGGTTTGACCGGCGAGGCCGTGCCGCTGCTGATGGGCACGCTCGGCAAGGCGCTCGGGACCTTCGGCGCGTTCGTCGCCGCCGACGAGGTGCTGATCGAGACCCTGATTCAGCAGGCGCGCCCGTATGTGTACACCACCGCACTGCCCCCCGCGATCGCAGCCGCCGCCCTGGCCGCGGTTACGCTGGTGCGCGAAGAGCCCTGGCGCCGCCGCCGCCTCGCCGAGCGCGTCGCCCAGTTTCGCACCGAGGCCGCCGCGCACACGCTGCCGCTGCTCGCCTCCGACACCGCTATTCAACCCGTACCGGTCGGCGACGTGACGCGTGCGCTCGCCCTTGGCGAGCGTTTGCGCGCCCGGGGCGTCTTGGTCGGAGTGATCCGCCCGCCCACGGTACCGCCGGGCGGGGCACGCCTACGCGTGAGCCTGAGCGCCGCGCACGAACCGGAGCAGGTCTCGCGCCTGGTGCGCGCGCTGGCCGACGCCTGGGCGCAGGAGGGTGGTCGTGCCCCGTCCTGA